One genomic window of Candidatus Methylomirabilota bacterium includes the following:
- a CDS encoding IlvD/Edd family dehydratase, translated as MASRQLRSELWFGGNDLNGFVHRAWLKAEGFTDDTFRGRPVIGIANSWSEATNCNSHLRTVAEHVKRGVWRAGGFPLEFPVISLSEPLMKPTTMLFRNLMAMDVEECIRALPFDGVVLLSGCDKTTPAMLMGAASADVPAIMVTGGPMLRGMYGTEALGSGTDVWRYWDEFRAGRIGEEAWCEMENCISRSSGHCMVMGTASTMASMAEALGMTLPGNAAIPAADARRLALAEASGKRIVELVAEDLRPSRILTRAAFENAIRVDMAIGGSTNAIVHLAAIAGRVGVPLPLSLFDRMSRETPFIANVRPSGTYLMEDFFYAGGLPAVLHELAPLLHADAVTVTGRGIVENVRTASVRNRDVIVPLDRPLGKEGGTVILYGNLCPDGAVLKQTAASPHLLQHRGRAVVFASKHDLMARIEDPALPVDEASVLVQKLGGPKGAPGMPEWGQLPIPSGLLRRGVKDMVRISDARMSGTSYGTCVLHVSPESAVGGPLALVQDGDEIELDVPNRRLTLHVPDDELGRRRARWTPPRPAFTRGYGKLYLDHVLQAHEGADFDFLRGGPGQDLEPYRPTSH; from the coding sequence ATGGCGTCCCGGCAGTTGCGCAGCGAGCTCTGGTTCGGCGGGAACGACCTGAACGGCTTCGTCCACCGCGCGTGGCTGAAGGCGGAAGGGTTCACCGACGACACCTTCCGGGGCCGGCCGGTGATCGGCATCGCCAACTCCTGGAGCGAGGCGACCAACTGCAACAGCCACCTGCGCACGGTCGCCGAGCACGTCAAGCGCGGGGTGTGGCGGGCCGGCGGCTTTCCCCTGGAGTTCCCCGTGATCTCGCTGAGCGAGCCGCTCATGAAGCCCACGACCATGCTCTTCCGGAACCTCATGGCCATGGACGTGGAGGAGTGCATCCGGGCGCTCCCCTTCGACGGCGTCGTCCTCCTCTCGGGCTGCGACAAGACGACTCCCGCCATGCTCATGGGTGCCGCCAGCGCCGACGTACCCGCCATCATGGTGACCGGGGGCCCCATGCTGCGGGGCATGTACGGCACCGAGGCCCTGGGGTCCGGCACCGACGTCTGGCGCTATTGGGACGAGTTCCGGGCGGGGCGCATCGGCGAGGAGGCGTGGTGCGAGATGGAGAACTGCATCTCGCGCTCGAGCGGGCATTGCATGGTCATGGGGACGGCCTCGACGATGGCCTCCATGGCCGAGGCGCTCGGCATGACCCTTCCCGGGAACGCGGCCATCCCCGCCGCCGACGCGCGGCGTCTGGCGCTGGCCGAGGCCAGCGGCAAGCGGATCGTCGAGCTGGTGGCCGAGGACCTCCGGCCCAGCCGGATCCTGACGCGTGCGGCCTTCGAGAACGCCATCCGGGTGGACATGGCCATCGGCGGCAGCACCAACGCGATCGTCCATCTGGCGGCGATCGCCGGGCGCGTCGGCGTGCCGCTCCCGCTCTCGCTCTTCGACAGGATGTCCCGCGAGACCCCGTTCATCGCGAACGTCCGGCCTTCGGGCACGTACCTGATGGAGGATTTCTTTTACGCCGGCGGGCTGCCGGCCGTCCTCCACGAGCTGGCCCCGCTGCTCCACGCCGATGCGGTGACGGTCACCGGCCGGGGGATCGTCGAGAACGTCCGGACGGCGTCGGTCCGAAACCGCGACGTCATCGTCCCGCTCGACCGGCCGCTCGGGAAGGAGGGCGGCACCGTCATCCTCTACGGCAACCTCTGCCCCGACGGCGCCGTGCTCAAGCAGACGGCGGCCTCCCCGCACCTCCTGCAGCATCGCGGGCGAGCGGTCGTGTTCGCATCGAAGCACGACCTGATGGCCCGGATCGAGGATCCCGCCCTCCCGGTCGACGAGGCCTCGGTGCTCGTCCAGAAGCTCGGCGGGCCGAAGGGCGCGCCGGGGATGCCCGAGTGGGGGCAGCTCCCGATCCCTTCGGGCCTCCTCCGTCGCGGCGTCAAGGACATGGTGCGGATCTCGGACGCGCGGATGAGCGGCACCTCCTACGGGACCTGCGTGCTCCACGTCTCTCCGGAGTCCGCGGTCGGCGGGCCGCTGGCGCTGGTCCAGGACGGGGACGAGATCGAGCTGGACGTCCCGAACCGTCGGCTCACGCTCCACGTTCCGGACGACGAGCTCGGGCGCCGCCGCGCCCGGTGGACGCCCCCACGCCCGGCCTTCACGCGAGGCTACGGGAAGCTCTACCTCGACCACGTGCTCCAGGCGCACGAGGGCGCCGATTTCGACTTCCTCCGCGGCGGACCCGGACAGGATCTGGAGCCATACCGGCCGACGAGCCATTGA
- a CDS encoding gamma-glutamyltransferase family protein has product MPTPPHGRAYRPTIMGTRGCVAAAHPLAAMAGIQLLLDGGTAVDAACATSLALHVVEPYMSGPGGVATILLSRRGMREALVSTGRAPAAADAAAVTAADLKGGPRSIAVPGLPAAILALHERYGTLPRGAVFAPAIRLAEDGFPLTGKNCAFFQTGREQLAYSAEAERTFLPGGRLPRPGTILVQKELGGTLRQLAEGGAEAFYRGPLARAMARAVEERGGWLTEADLAGYAPMWGTPVVAAFRGHEVLVPPPPTNALQLLQTLQLLEGFDLRDFGHNSVEYLHHFIEAVKLASADRVAHGTTRGVLPIAGLLSPRYAAERRRLIDPARAGVSGGERFSSERLPGEILPGHPADFTKEHTTHFAVADADGTVVTVTQTLGSVFGSGVMVPGTGMLLNDSLYWTDLDPASPALLRGGATLETRMSPTQVFRDDTFRLSIGTPGSFGILQTTPQMLLNVVEFGMTIQEAIEAPRVRVYRDRLVDVEGRIPPETREGLAGRGHQVNVIEDWSWVVGGGQGIVRDPESGALQGGADPRRDGYALAI; this is encoded by the coding sequence ATGCCGACGCCCCCGCACGGCCGCGCGTACCGTCCGACCATCATGGGGACCCGCGGTTGCGTCGCGGCCGCCCATCCGCTGGCCGCCATGGCCGGCATCCAGCTCCTGCTCGACGGCGGGACCGCCGTGGACGCGGCGTGCGCGACCTCGCTGGCCCTCCACGTCGTGGAGCCGTACATGTCGGGACCCGGCGGCGTCGCGACGATCCTCCTCTCCCGGCGCGGGATGCGCGAGGCCCTCGTCTCGACGGGTCGGGCCCCGGCGGCGGCGGACGCCGCCGCGGTGACGGCGGCCGACCTCAAGGGCGGGCCCCGCTCGATCGCCGTGCCGGGGCTCCCGGCGGCGATCCTCGCCCTGCACGAGCGCTACGGCACGCTCCCGCGGGGCGCCGTGTTCGCCCCGGCCATCCGGCTCGCCGAGGACGGATTCCCGCTCACCGGGAAGAACTGCGCGTTCTTCCAGACGGGCCGGGAACAGCTCGCCTACTCGGCCGAGGCCGAGCGGACCTTCCTCCCCGGCGGGCGCCTGCCCCGCCCCGGGACCATCCTCGTGCAGAAGGAGCTCGGGGGAACCCTTCGCCAGCTGGCCGAGGGCGGCGCCGAGGCCTTCTATCGCGGCCCGCTGGCCCGGGCGATGGCGCGGGCGGTCGAGGAGCGGGGCGGCTGGCTCACCGAGGCCGACCTCGCGGGCTACGCGCCCATGTGGGGCACGCCGGTCGTCGCCGCGTTCCGGGGCCACGAGGTCCTGGTGCCGCCGCCGCCGACCAACGCGCTACAGCTCTTGCAGACGCTTCAGCTCCTCGAGGGCTTCGACCTCCGCGACTTCGGCCACAACTCGGTCGAGTATCTCCACCACTTCATCGAGGCGGTGAAGCTCGCCTCGGCCGACCGCGTGGCTCACGGCACGACCCGGGGGGTGCTCCCGATCGCGGGGCTCCTCTCGCCGCGGTACGCGGCCGAGCGCCGCCGGCTCATCGATCCCGCGCGGGCCGGGGTCAGCGGCGGCGAGCGGTTCAGCTCCGAGCGACTGCCGGGCGAGATCCTGCCCGGCCACCCGGCCGACTTCACGAAGGAGCACACCACGCACTTCGCGGTGGCCGATGCCGACGGCACCGTGGTGACCGTGACCCAGACCCTGGGGAGCGTCTTCGGGTCGGGCGTGATGGTGCCGGGGACCGGGATGCTCCTCAACGACTCGCTCTACTGGACGGATCTGGACCCGGCCAGCCCGGCGCTCCTGCGCGGCGGGGCGACGCTCGAGACCCGGATGTCGCCGACCCAGGTCTTCCGGGATGACACCTTCCGACTCTCGATCGGCACCCCCGGTTCGTTCGGCATCCTTCAGACCACGCCGCAGATGCTCCTCAACGTCGTGGAGTTCGGCATGACCATCCAGGAGGCGATCGAGGCGCCCCGCGTCCGCGTCTATCGCGACCGCCTGGTCGACGTCGAGGGACGCATCCCGCCGGAGACGCGGGAGGGCCTGGCCGGGCGCGGTCACCAGGTCAACGTCATCGAGGACTGGTCGTGGGTGGTGGGCGGTGGCCAGGGAATCGTGCGCGACCCGGAATCGGGCGCGCTCCAGGGCGGCGCCGACCCGCGACGGGACGGCTACGCCCTGGCGATCTGA
- a CDS encoding gamma-glutamyltransferase family protein has translation MPPHGLAHRPAVGGTRGVVTSAHVLASMAGLEMLLQGGNAVDAAVATAAALNVVEPYMSSLAGCGVMLISSARGRERVALDYTGLTPRAADPTRVRAEELKVGPKAIVTPGNLGGWLAALERFGSMPRARVLAPAIRLAEDGFPLSLKNCEFFQKGEAQLAGSAEGRRLILGNGAPRPGARFVQADLGRTLRDIAEGGAEVLYAGPLGRAIVKAVQDAGGWLSEADLAACRPSWQPPIAGHFRGMELLIPPPPCSGWQLLETLHVLEGVDLKALGHNSGQYLHLFVEAVKLASADRVAYAHPPKPADVPIAGLLSTTYAGRQRERLDWVHAAVSGGERWTRERLPDEILPGHPADFLKEQTTHFAAADPDLTVTVTQSLGSPFGSGFAAPGTGLFLNNFLYWSDLDAESPNYLQPGEQLELMMTPTQGFRNGRCILSIGTPGSFGILQTTPQMILNHLEFGMNIQEAIEAPRVRVYRDRLLDVESRIPEAMRAALAARGHQVNVLHEHGGWSWVVGGAQGLTRDPESGALMGGADPRRDGYAVAI, from the coding sequence ATGCCCCCGCATGGCCTCGCGCACCGGCCCGCCGTGGGCGGAACCCGCGGCGTGGTGACCTCCGCCCACGTCCTCGCCTCGATGGCGGGCCTGGAGATGCTGCTCCAGGGCGGCAACGCCGTGGATGCCGCAGTCGCGACGGCGGCCGCGCTGAACGTCGTCGAGCCGTACATGTCGAGCCTGGCCGGCTGCGGCGTGATGCTGATCTCCTCCGCTCGGGGCCGGGAGCGCGTGGCCCTCGACTACACGGGCCTCACGCCTCGGGCCGCCGATCCGACGCGTGTCCGGGCCGAGGAGCTGAAGGTGGGGCCGAAGGCGATCGTGACCCCGGGAAACCTGGGGGGCTGGCTGGCCGCCCTCGAGCGCTTCGGCTCGATGCCGCGGGCGCGCGTCTTGGCCCCGGCCATCCGGCTCGCCGAGGACGGCTTCCCGCTGAGCCTGAAGAACTGCGAGTTCTTCCAGAAAGGCGAGGCCCAGCTGGCGGGCTCCGCCGAGGGCCGGCGGCTGATTCTCGGCAACGGCGCGCCACGCCCGGGCGCGCGCTTCGTCCAGGCGGACCTGGGTCGCACCCTCCGTGACATCGCGGAGGGCGGGGCCGAGGTCCTCTACGCGGGTCCCCTCGGTCGGGCGATCGTCAAGGCCGTCCAGGACGCAGGCGGCTGGCTCAGCGAGGCGGACCTGGCCGCCTGCCGGCCGAGCTGGCAGCCGCCGATCGCGGGGCACTTCCGCGGCATGGAGCTCCTGATCCCGCCACCCCCCTGCTCGGGCTGGCAGCTCCTCGAGACGCTTCACGTCCTCGAAGGCGTCGACTTGAAGGCCCTCGGGCACAACTCGGGCCAGTACCTCCACCTCTTCGTGGAGGCGGTGAAGCTCGCCTCGGCGGATCGGGTGGCCTACGCCCACCCGCCGAAACCGGCCGACGTGCCGATCGCCGGACTCCTCTCGACGACCTACGCGGGCCGCCAGCGCGAGCGCCTCGACTGGGTGCACGCCGCCGTGAGTGGCGGAGAGCGGTGGACCCGTGAGCGGCTGCCTGACGAGATCCTGCCCGGTCACCCCGCCGACTTCCTGAAGGAGCAGACGACCCATTTCGCCGCGGCCGACCCCGATCTCACCGTCACCGTCACCCAGAGCCTGGGGAGTCCCTTCGGCTCCGGATTCGCGGCGCCCGGGACCGGGCTCTTCCTGAACAACTTCCTCTACTGGAGCGACCTCGACGCGGAGAGCCCGAACTACCTGCAGCCCGGTGAGCAGCTCGAGCTGATGATGACGCCGACCCAGGGCTTCCGGAACGGCCGGTGCATCCTCTCCATCGGAACGCCCGGCTCGTTCGGCATCCTCCAGACGACGCCCCAGATGATCCTGAACCACCTCGAGTTCGGCATGAACATCCAGGAGGCCATCGAGGCGCCCCGCGTCCGGGTCTACCGGGACCGCCTCCTGGACGTCGAATCGCGGATCCCCGAGGCCATGCGGGCCGCGCTGGCCGCCCGCGGTCACCAGGTGAACGTTCTCCACGAGCACGGCGGCTGGTCGTGGGTCGTCGGCGGCGCCCAGGGCTTGACCCGGGACCCCGAGTCCGGCGCGCTCATGGGCGGAGCCGATCCGCGGCGCGACGGCTACGCCGTGGCAATCTGA